From one Dermacentor variabilis isolate Ectoservices chromosome 3, ASM5094787v1, whole genome shotgun sequence genomic stretch:
- the LOC142574488 gene encoding neprilysin-21-like → MEGSTRLRQPARASCSRALGLPCRPLYIPRVLAGLAQQLMSAVTGLGSLFDVQSGAVHDWWGSETRDSYTNFSLCLAQQYNNSLSGLFVSSQYSTLTAESNVRDNAAVAFLSNMYTRHLKERGIKGNFVLANLPNVTAQQLFYTSYAMGFCENSNEGYAQRHVKTSTVALANHRVNIPLANSDGFGDAFRCLRGTPMNPHVKCKFWRFQ, encoded by the exons ATGGAAGGGAGCACGCGTTTGCGACAGCCCGCACGAGCATCCTGCAGCCGTGCGTTGGGGCTACCGTGCAGGCCCCTGTACATCCCGCGCGTGCTGGCCGGCCTGGCCCAGCAACTGATGTCGGCAGTGACGGGCCTGGGCTCGCTCTTCGACGTCCAGAGCGGAGCCGTGCACGACTGGTGGGGCTCCGAGACTCGCGACTCGTACACCAACTTCAGCCTCTGCCTGGCGCAGCAGTACAACAACTCGCTCAGCGGACTCTTCGTCAGCTCC CAATACAGCACGCTGACCGCGGAGTCCAACGTGCGCGACAACGCCGCCGTGGCCTTCCTGAGCAAT ATGTACACCAGGCACCTCAAGGAGCGCGGCATCAAGGGGAACTTCGTGCTCGCCAACCTGCCCAACGTCACTGCGCAGCAGCTGTTCTACACTTCGTACGCCATG GGCTTCTGTGAGAATTCCAACGAAGGCTACGCGCAGCGCCATGTGAAGACCTCAACCGTGGCACTCGCAAATCACCG AGTGAACATCCCATTGGCGAACAGCGATGGCTTTGGCGACGCCTTCCGGTGCCTTCGGGGAACGCCGATGAACCCGCACGTCAAGTGCAAGTTCTGGAggttccagtaa